Proteins found in one Candidatus Woesearchaeota archaeon genomic segment:
- a CDS encoding KH domain-containing protein, which yields MAPAPKQPHQPSETGEGEIFFSYELKIPKERVGALIGKEGIVKNEIESATNCTLNVDSTEGDVQLRGTDSLTIMTAMEIVKAVGRGFNPEVALRLLKPDYSLEIISLADYTGKTAKKMMRLKGRVIGEGGKSRRLIEELTETNMSVYGKTIAIIGVLEDVKNARYAIEMLLSGSPHATVYLWLEKKRRERKRAEMQEIYGKKE from the coding sequence ATGGCGCCTGCTCCAAAACAACCACACCAACCATCAGAAACAGGAGAAGGTGAAATTTTCTTTTCGTACGAGCTGAAAATCCCCAAGGAACGAGTGGGTGCGCTCATTGGCAAGGAGGGCATTGTCAAAAATGAGATAGAATCTGCAACCAACTGCACGCTCAACGTGGACTCAACTGAAGGGGATGTGCAGCTGCGCGGCACTGACAGTCTCACGATTATGACGGCTATGGAAATTGTCAAAGCGGTTGGCCGCGGGTTCAATCCCGAAGTTGCTCTCCGGCTTCTCAAGCCGGATTACTCGCTCGAAATTATTTCGCTGGCTGATTACACCGGCAAGACTGCGAAAAAGATGATGCGGCTCAAGGGACGCGTCATTGGCGAAGGCGGCAAGTCGCGCCGGCTTATTGAGGAATTAACCGAAACAAACATGAGCGTGTATGGAAAAACAATTGCAATCATCGGTGTGCTCGAAGATGTCAAAAATGCCCGCTACGCTATTGAAATGCTGTTGAGCGGCAGCCCGCACGCAACTGTCTATCTTTGGCTCGAGAAAAAGCGGCGGGAAAGGAAGCGGGCTGAAATGCAGGAGATCTACGGCAAAAAAGAGTGA
- a CDS encoding RIO1 family regulatory kinase/ATPase, with translation MAIDKRQFREQFKTYKGVFDDHTERLLFKLHSEGHFDHLAEPVSIGKEANIFTAEKKTQDGTKKFIVKIYRVENCDFSKMYEYIRQDTRFLNLKKKRRLIIFTWAKREYRNLLKAREAGCTVPMAIANREHIIVMEFIGDSTAAPKLKHAAPERLQEFYEEVMDNMKKLHAANLVHGDLSPFNILNYNEKPVFIDFSQGTVLTAANADELLERDIRNIHIYFAKLGLKLDQKEMKKRIKQK, from the coding sequence ATGGCAATCGACAAACGGCAATTCCGCGAGCAGTTCAAGACCTACAAAGGCGTCTTTGATGACCATACCGAACGGCTCTTGTTCAAGCTCCACAGCGAAGGCCATTTTGACCACCTCGCCGAGCCTGTTTCTATCGGCAAGGAAGCGAACATATTTACGGCGGAAAAGAAAACCCAGGACGGCACCAAAAAATTCATTGTCAAGATTTACCGCGTCGAGAACTGCGATTTTTCAAAGATGTACGAATACATAAGACAGGACACGCGGTTTTTGAACCTCAAAAAGAAGCGTCGGCTGATTATTTTCACATGGGCAAAACGGGAATACCGCAACCTGCTCAAGGCCCGCGAAGCAGGATGTACCGTACCAATGGCCATTGCCAACCGTGAGCATATTATTGTGATGGAATTTATCGGCGACAGCACCGCGGCGCCAAAACTAAAGCATGCAGCGCCGGAACGCCTCCAAGAATTTTATGAAGAAGTGATGGACAACATGAAAAAGTTACACGCCGCCAACCTGGTGCATGGTGACCTTTCACCGTTTAATATCCTCAACTACAACGAAAAGCCAGTGTTTATTGACTTCTCACAGGGAACGGTGCTCACAGCGGCAAATGCAGATGAGCTGTTGGAACGGGACATCCGCAACATCCACATCTATTTTGCAAAGCTGGGGCTGAAGCTGGACCAGAAGGAAATGAAGAAGAGAATAAAACAAAAATAA
- the dnaG gene encoding DNA primase DnaG: MGKISPVAAKYIVTASIEIDGVVDRPDVIGAIFGQTEGLLGSELELRELQRSGRIGRIEVNVDTRTGKTKGEIIVPSSLDKAETAIIAAAFEIIQRIGPCNAKLRVNKIEDVRVSKRTFVVERAKELLKNLMDSSMPDSQELADEVAHSVRVMEIREYGHDRLPAGPGIDEVEDIIVVEGRADVLTLLKHNIKNVIAMNGSVVPQTIIDLSKKKEVTVFMDGDRGGLLNIKELLQVASIDFVTKAPTGKEVEELTKKEIHQCLRAKITAEQATEELAKFDATGGRDKLRRNLTDSTPVRDLRPGAGPGSVASAASFKDRPQPMGAMAAPRRQVRISPDEKDKFKGMLDDLVGTRGAYILDTKLNILGKVPMTELVTTVKAMGSGVYALVFDGSIEKDLVDVAEKSNIQHLIGSNTHVNPMQTRVNLITEETLA; this comes from the coding sequence ATGGGAAAAATCAGCCCGGTCGCGGCGAAATACATAGTCACCGCTTCCATTGAAATTGACGGCGTTGTCGATCGCCCTGATGTTATCGGCGCAATTTTCGGCCAGACCGAAGGCCTGCTCGGCTCAGAACTTGAGCTGCGCGAGTTGCAGCGTTCCGGCAGAATCGGCAGAATCGAAGTTAACGTCGACACCAGAACAGGAAAGACCAAGGGAGAAATTATCGTCCCGTCGTCGCTCGACAAGGCAGAAACGGCAATCATTGCAGCGGCCTTTGAAATTATTCAGCGCATCGGCCCATGCAATGCAAAACTCAGAGTCAACAAGATCGAAGACGTGCGCGTTTCCAAGCGAACATTCGTCGTGGAGCGTGCCAAGGAACTTCTCAAAAACCTGATGGACAGCTCCATGCCTGACTCGCAAGAGCTGGCAGATGAAGTTGCACACAGCGTCCGCGTCATGGAAATCAGAGAATACGGCCACGACCGATTACCCGCAGGCCCCGGCATTGATGAGGTCGAAGACATCATCGTTGTTGAAGGCCGCGCAGATGTTTTGACATTGCTGAAACACAACATCAAGAACGTCATTGCCATGAACGGCTCCGTTGTGCCACAAACAATTATCGACCTCAGCAAGAAGAAAGAAGTCACCGTCTTTATGGACGGCGACCGCGGTGGACTGCTCAACATCAAAGAGCTGCTCCAAGTTGCGTCGATTGACTTCGTTACCAAAGCGCCGACCGGCAAGGAAGTGGAAGAACTCACCAAAAAGGAAATCCACCAATGCCTGCGCGCAAAAATTACTGCTGAACAGGCAACTGAAGAGCTTGCCAAGTTTGACGCCACCGGCGGCCGCGACAAGCTGCGCAGAAACCTGACTGATTCAACACCAGTGCGCGACTTGCGCCCCGGTGCAGGACCCGGTTCAGTTGCAAGTGCTGCAAGCTTCAAAGATCGGCCCCAACCAATGGGTGCAATGGCAGCGCCCAGACGGCAAGTCCGCATCTCGCCCGATGAAAAAGACAAATTCAAAGGCATGCTGGACGACCTCGTGGGCACGCGCGGCGCGTACATTCTTGACACCAAGCTCAACATCCTCGGCAAAGTGCCGATGACTGAGCTGGTCACCACGGTCAAGGCCATGGGCAGCGGTGTCTATGCGCTTGTATTTGACGGCAGCATTGAGAAAGACCTTGTTGACGTTGCCGAGAAATCAAATATCCAACATCTTATCGGTTCAAACACGCATGTCAACCCTATGCAGACGCGCGTGAACTTGATTACTGAAGAAACGCTGGCATAA
- a CDS encoding adenylate kinase family protein: MIRVCRLFKIPTISSLSEIAPKIRKAHVIIVTGTPSTGKTTLAKEVAQKYGFNRLDVNALIKKYTLRERYDTKNKCWIVDEDKFTSVLEKIVKEKRKNKEKIVIDSHLSHYLSPRFVDICLVTRCDLEELYRRLKKKQYPKNKIEENMECEIMEICLQEAYERKHTLVVVDTTAKTKKGK; the protein is encoded by the coding sequence ATGATCAGGGTGTGCCGATTGTTTAAGATTCCAACTATCAGTTCACTTTCTGAAATTGCGCCAAAGATACGAAAAGCGCACGTCATTATTGTCACGGGCACGCCGTCAACCGGAAAAACAACGCTTGCAAAGGAAGTTGCACAGAAATATGGATTCAACCGATTGGACGTCAACGCACTAATAAAAAAATACACATTACGCGAACGATATGACACAAAAAACAAGTGCTGGATTGTTGACGAAGACAAATTCACCAGTGTGCTTGAAAAAATCGTCAAGGAAAAAAGAAAAAACAAGGAAAAAATCGTCATCGACAGCCACCTGTCGCACTATCTCTCACCCCGATTTGTTGATATTTGTTTGGTCACCCGCTGTGACCTTGAGGAACTCTACCGCCGGCTGAAGAAGAAACAATACCCGAAAAATAAGATTGAAGAGAATATGGAATGTGAGATTATGGAGATTTGCCTGCAGGAGGCCTATGAGCGAAAGCATACGCTGGTGGTAGTGGATACGACGGCAAAAACAAAAAAAGGAAAATAA
- a CDS encoding eight-cysteine-cluster domain-containing protein, translated as MIKIIIAFWVMLLVVGCSKAPPASPQLTTPTPSDSPPAQNTCTTNNDCVRTGCSGTICQSQKQEPVFSTCEYKAGYECYNDVPCGCVEGSCQWSNEAPYTGVLQKCLAEKKGQAVDDQGVPIV; from the coding sequence ATGATAAAAATAATCATCGCGTTCTGGGTGATGCTGTTAGTAGTTGGATGCAGCAAAGCACCGCCTGCCAGCCCTCAACTCACGACGCCTACACCATCTGATTCTCCACCTGCACAAAACACCTGCACAACCAACAATGACTGTGTTCGAACAGGATGCAGTGGAACAATCTGCCAGTCTCAAAAACAGGAACCAGTCTTTTCAACATGTGAATACAAGGCTGGATACGAATGTTACAACGATGTACCCTGTGGTTGCGTAGAAGGAAGTTGCCAGTGGAGCAACGAAGCGCCGTACACCGGCGTTTTACAAAAATGCCTTGCTGAAAAAAAGGGACAGGCAGTAGATGATCAGGGTGTGCCGATTGTTTAA
- a CDS encoding methyltransferase domain-containing protein, with product MKTVARILLADGKKQYVPSITQDYHCSDGVIKKADLAKKSGEVSTNKGVCFSLFEPFFIDKYEKLTRHAQIMTLKDIGAILAHAGITKNSVVLDAGSGSGAVACALAMHAKKVVTFDIDDRSLEATKTNVAFLSLKNVAVKKGNIYTVDDIKNSGAGNFDVFVLDVPQPWDALLTAQAMLKPGGFLVSYSPQTTQVHAMVVAAKKMGFIHVQTIEIIQRSWQVDEQRCRPDFQSLGHTGFLSFLRR from the coding sequence ATGAAAACCGTTGCGCGCATTCTTCTTGCAGATGGGAAAAAACAATACGTCCCGAGCATCACGCAGGATTACCACTGCTCTGATGGCGTGATAAAAAAAGCAGACCTTGCCAAAAAAAGCGGCGAGGTATCAACCAATAAAGGTGTGTGCTTTTCGCTGTTCGAGCCTTTTTTTATTGACAAATACGAAAAACTAACGCGACACGCACAAATCATGACGCTGAAAGATATCGGCGCGATTCTGGCACATGCAGGCATTACGAAAAACAGTGTGGTGCTCGATGCCGGCTCCGGCTCGGGCGCAGTTGCCTGCGCCCTAGCGATGCACGCGAAAAAGGTTGTGACGTTTGATATTGATGATCGCAGTCTTGAGGCGACCAAGACCAATGTTGCATTTCTCAGCCTGAAAAATGTGGCGGTGAAAAAAGGCAACATCTACACCGTCGACGACATCAAAAATTCAGGTGCAGGAAATTTCGATGTTTTTGTGCTTGACGTGCCGCAGCCGTGGGACGCGCTCCTAACGGCGCAGGCCATGCTCAAACCGGGTGGCTTTCTTGTTTCCTATTCTCCCCAAACAACCCAAGTGCATGCGATGGTCGTTGCAGCAAAAAAAATGGGATTTATTCATGTGCAAACAATTGAAATAATCCAGCGCAGCTGGCAGGTGGATGAACAGCGTTGCCGGCCTGATTTTCAATCGTTGGGGCATACGGGATTCTTGAGCTTTCTGAGGCGGTGA
- a CDS encoding cation diffusion facilitator family transporter, translating to MDCCKTDAYLSKEVIKKLKLVLYIVFFINAGMFLIELISGLIANSSALLADSFDMFGDAFVYGISLFVLSKNHKIQAKASVVKGAIMLLFGLYVFWEAFHKITHPIIPTAQTISIIAILALIANTTCSILLTKHKDKSININSAWICSRNDAYQNIGVMIAGILVGYFNSMWPDIIVGLGIAGLVLYSSVGIIKESLMHAR from the coding sequence ATGGATTGCTGTAAAACAGATGCGTATCTTTCAAAAGAAGTAATTAAAAAATTGAAACTGGTACTCTACATCGTATTTTTCATCAATGCAGGAATGTTCCTGATAGAATTGATAAGTGGACTAATTGCCAATTCCAGCGCGTTACTAGCAGATTCTTTTGATATGTTCGGAGATGCATTTGTCTATGGAATAAGCTTGTTTGTTCTTTCTAAAAACCATAAAATTCAGGCTAAAGCTTCGGTGGTAAAAGGGGCCATAATGCTTCTCTTTGGGTTGTATGTCTTTTGGGAAGCTTTCCATAAAATAACTCACCCTATTATTCCAACGGCACAGACAATTTCCATTATTGCTATCTTGGCACTCATTGCAAACACTACCTGTTCCATCTTACTGACAAAACACAAAGACAAAAGCATAAATATAAACTCTGCTTGGATTTGCTCAAGAAATGATGCCTATCAAAACATAGGCGTTATGATAGCAGGTATCCTTGTTGGTTACTTCAATTCTATGTGGCCAGACATAATAGTTGGTTTAGGGATAGCCGGGCTGGTGCTGTATTCATCAGTGGGGATAATAAAAGAGTCGTTGATGCATGCACGATAA
- a CDS encoding heavy metal translocating P-type ATPase — translation MKTITFSIGGMHCASCSVRNERSLKKIPGVANATVNFATYSASVDFDETRVSEKTLHEAIIKNGYKVLTEASASQHKHEARKELATTKKKAFIALCFGAAAAIPAMFGVETPWDFLGYNVSVWVQAVLGMIVILGLGWEFHVGMVRQLRSFSANMDTLISLGTLAALGYSIWAMSVGLMDLYFETGAIITALILLGRYFEAKSRGQASEAIEKLLQLGAKTARVIRNGEEEDIPVEQVKTGDILLVKPGEKIPVDGKVTKGISSVDESMLTGESMPVNKKQDDDVFGATINVSGAFYMKATKVGSETALAQIVKMVAEAQVKKAPIQKVVDKVAGIFVPIVLAIAVLTAIGWYFVTGDITKSIIPAVAVLVIACPCSLGLATPTAIMVGTGLGAKRGILIKNGEALEKGKHIDVVMFDKTGTLTEGKPKVTDVVVCDKKMKQDNILAFGASIEQFSEHPLAKAVVNAAHEKKLKLKNVTGFQNCEGRGVKGKLGKEVLLVGSMRLMREYKINTAQWAQQLEQLEREAKTTVVVVQGKKVLGLIAIADTLKADAVEAIGKLRKAGIGTVMITGDNQRTADAIAHEVGVDKVFAEVLPNEKAEKVKMIQQKGGKVAFVGDGINDAPALVQADLGIAVGTGTDIAIEAGNIVLVKGSPLKVVEALQLSKLTFKTIQQNLFWAFFYNVAAVPLAAFGLLNPMIAAGAMALSSISVVGNSLRIKRKMKS, via the coding sequence ATGAAAACAATCACCTTTAGCATCGGCGGCATGCACTGTGCAAGTTGTTCTGTGCGCAATGAACGAAGCCTAAAAAAAATTCCCGGCGTGGCCAACGCAACCGTCAATTTCGCGACCTATTCTGCATCGGTTGATTTTGATGAAACACGAGTTTCTGAAAAAACACTCCACGAAGCAATCATCAAAAATGGATATAAGGTTTTGACCGAAGCATCAGCAAGCCAGCACAAGCACGAGGCGCGCAAAGAACTTGCCACAACAAAAAAGAAGGCGTTTATCGCGCTCTGTTTCGGCGCAGCAGCGGCAATTCCGGCGATGTTTGGAGTTGAAACCCCGTGGGACTTTTTAGGATATAACGTGAGTGTGTGGGTTCAGGCAGTGCTTGGCATGATTGTCATTCTCGGCCTTGGCTGGGAATTTCACGTGGGCATGGTACGCCAGCTACGCAGTTTTTCAGCAAATATGGACACGCTCATTTCTCTCGGAACACTGGCTGCGCTTGGCTACAGCATCTGGGCGATGAGCGTTGGATTGATGGACCTGTATTTTGAAACAGGCGCGATTATCACGGCGTTGATTCTTTTGGGGAGATACTTCGAAGCAAAAAGCAGGGGACAGGCAAGCGAAGCGATCGAAAAACTGCTCCAACTCGGCGCAAAAACCGCGCGGGTAATTCGTAACGGAGAAGAAGAAGATATTCCGGTTGAACAAGTGAAAACAGGAGATATTCTGCTGGTCAAACCCGGCGAAAAAATTCCCGTTGACGGAAAGGTCACCAAAGGAATCAGCAGCGTTGATGAATCCATGCTCACCGGAGAAAGCATGCCGGTGAACAAAAAACAGGATGACGACGTATTTGGCGCAACGATCAATGTCAGCGGTGCATTTTACATGAAGGCAACCAAAGTGGGTTCTGAAACAGCACTGGCGCAGATTGTGAAAATGGTCGCAGAAGCACAGGTCAAAAAAGCGCCCATCCAAAAAGTCGTTGACAAGGTTGCAGGCATTTTCGTGCCGATCGTGCTTGCCATTGCGGTTCTGACCGCGATCGGATGGTATTTTGTCACGGGAGATATCACGAAAAGTATTATCCCTGCGGTTGCTGTACTGGTGATTGCCTGCCCATGCTCGCTGGGACTGGCAACACCGACGGCGATTATGGTTGGCACTGGTCTTGGCGCAAAGCGGGGCATCTTGATTAAAAACGGCGAAGCATTAGAAAAAGGAAAACATATTGACGTTGTGATGTTTGACAAAACTGGCACATTAACTGAAGGAAAGCCAAAGGTCACTGATGTGGTAGTATGTGATAAGAAAATGAAACAGGACAACATTCTCGCTTTTGGCGCAAGCATTGAACAGTTTTCAGAACACCCGCTGGCAAAAGCAGTCGTGAACGCGGCGCACGAGAAAAAACTGAAGCTGAAAAATGTTACGGGATTTCAGAACTGCGAAGGCCGCGGCGTAAAAGGAAAACTTGGAAAAGAAGTTCTTTTGGTAGGAAGCATGCGGCTGATGAGGGAATACAAAATCAATACGGCTCAATGGGCGCAGCAATTGGAACAGCTTGAACGGGAAGCCAAAACAACTGTGGTGGTTGTACAGGGCAAAAAAGTACTCGGGTTAATTGCGATTGCTGATACGCTGAAAGCAGACGCCGTTGAGGCGATCGGAAAACTCCGCAAAGCAGGCATTGGCACGGTCATGATAACAGGGGATAACCAACGCACCGCAGACGCCATAGCGCACGAGGTGGGTGTTGACAAAGTATTTGCAGAGGTCTTGCCAAATGAGAAAGCAGAAAAAGTAAAAATGATACAGCAAAAAGGTGGCAAAGTTGCATTTGTGGGTGATGGAATTAATGACGCTCCTGCATTGGTACAGGCAGACTTGGGCATCGCTGTTGGCACTGGAACAGACATTGCGATTGAAGCAGGCAACATCGTGCTGGTCAAAGGCAGCCCGCTGAAAGTCGTTGAAGCGCTTCAATTATCAAAACTGACGTTTAAGACGATACAACAGAATTTGTTTTGGGCGTTCTTTTACAATGTTGCGGCAGTCCCGCTCGCTGCATTTGGCCTGCTCAATCCGATGATCGCGGCAGGGGCGATGGCGCTTTCAAGCATTAGTGTTGTGGGAAATAGCTTGAGAATTAAGAGGAAGATGAAGAGTTGA
- a CDS encoding heavy metal-associated domain-containing protein, translated as MKKVLSVKGMHCASCKAMIEEVAKETKGVTGCVVDVVKGTATIEYEEPVDWNALKKEIKSLGDYTVA; from the coding sequence ATGAAAAAAGTACTCTCCGTCAAAGGAATGCATTGCGCATCGTGCAAAGCAATGATTGAAGAAGTTGCCAAGGAAACAAAAGGAGTTACCGGTTGTGTTGTTGATGTTGTGAAGGGAACGGCGACGATTGAGTATGAAGAGCCAGTTGACTGGAACGCACTAAAAAAAGAAATCAAGAGCCTTGGAGACTACACCGTCGCATGA
- a CDS encoding sulfite exporter TauE/SafE family protein, protein MKKMNVCIKGMHCGSCEVMIERKWKEIPGVEKVKVNHATGKAELTYTTEPGMNQLNNAVKDQGYSITHHEEGEKGSKKEYFEITRNHVEWGAVFIIVLGAYFLLKRFQLLPNIGVPDTVSYGAAFVLGLVAAVSTCIAVTGSFLMAVASQYNETHPNLTKAQKFKPHIYFNLGRVVSYTVLGGLLGAVGSLFALSPRTNGILMIVVSVVMIMLGLQMLKVPLFVRIPSFTSFITHRLYDAQANKKHGPFLFGAATFFFPCGFTQALQLYVLAQGNMFLGAGVMFAFALGTVPALLSVGALTSVAKGNMQHYVKKAAAVIVLFAGVVSLTSGWALTGATISGATVGAPTLDIPTIPTGEKQVIDMAVNGIDYNPNRFTLKKGVPVEWRIDGSKAQGCASVITIPSLGITKRLSRADTTVITFTPKSAGTLRFTCSMGMTDGAFMVV, encoded by the coding sequence ATGAAAAAAATGAATGTGTGCATCAAAGGTATGCATTGCGGAAGCTGTGAAGTAATGATTGAACGAAAATGGAAAGAAATTCCAGGCGTTGAAAAAGTCAAGGTAAACCACGCAACAGGCAAAGCAGAGCTCACCTACACCACCGAACCAGGTATGAATCAGTTAAACAATGCAGTCAAAGATCAGGGTTATAGTATTACTCATCATGAAGAAGGGGAAAAAGGAAGTAAAAAAGAGTATTTCGAAATAACGCGCAACCATGTTGAATGGGGCGCGGTGTTTATCATTGTTCTTGGCGCCTATTTCCTTTTGAAACGGTTTCAGCTTTTGCCGAATATCGGCGTGCCTGACACCGTAAGCTACGGCGCGGCATTTGTCCTTGGATTAGTTGCAGCAGTTTCAACGTGCATAGCGGTTACCGGCTCATTCCTGATGGCTGTTGCCTCGCAGTACAATGAAACCCATCCGAACCTGACCAAGGCACAGAAATTCAAGCCACATATTTATTTTAATTTGGGAAGGGTTGTTTCCTACACCGTCCTTGGTGGATTGCTGGGTGCGGTCGGCTCGTTGTTTGCCTTATCGCCAAGAACAAATGGCATCCTGATGATTGTCGTGAGTGTGGTGATGATTATGCTCGGCCTGCAGATGCTCAAGGTGCCGCTGTTTGTACGTATCCCCTCCTTCACGAGTTTTATCACGCACCGATTATATGACGCACAAGCAAACAAAAAACACGGGCCCTTTTTATTTGGCGCAGCAACATTCTTTTTCCCGTGTGGATTTACCCAGGCATTACAACTGTATGTCCTTGCGCAAGGAAACATGTTCCTCGGCGCGGGCGTCATGTTCGCATTTGCACTGGGAACAGTTCCTGCGCTTCTTTCAGTCGGTGCACTGACCAGCGTTGCAAAGGGAAATATGCAACACTATGTCAAAAAAGCCGCGGCAGTCATCGTCCTTTTTGCAGGTGTTGTTAGTTTGACGAGCGGATGGGCACTGACCGGCGCAACCATTAGCGGCGCCACTGTTGGCGCACCAACGCTCGATATTCCAACTATTCCTACCGGAGAAAAACAGGTTATTGATATGGCGGTGAACGGCATTGATTACAACCCAAACCGGTTCACGCTCAAAAAAGGCGTGCCGGTTGAATGGCGCATTGATGGAAGCAAGGCACAGGGTTGCGCCTCAGTCATTACGATTCCGTCCTTAGGCATTACGAAACGACTCTCAAGAGCGGACACGACGGTGATTACCTTCACACCGAAGTCAGCAGGAACGCTCAGATTCACGTGCAGCATGGGCATGACTGACGGCGCATTTATGGTGGTCTAA
- a CDS encoding MarR family transcriptional regulator: MKSKQLGIMLAVISVIVLASLIFFIRSFDKHLTEACVATCGTAEGSTCSEQGCPYIQGKGLLWIPLATCILIAVVGGIGLFLAFSKSERVIQQKEYDIHKLNEEEKKAFLLIKDHKEGMYQTVLAEHLKFTKVQATRLVDKLEQYGLVERKRRGMSNVIFLK; this comes from the coding sequence ATGAAATCAAAACAGCTCGGAATCATGCTTGCAGTCATCAGCGTCATCGTTCTTGCGTCGCTCATTTTTTTCATCCGCTCGTTTGACAAGCACCTCACTGAAGCGTGTGTTGCAACGTGCGGCACTGCAGAAGGAAGCACGTGCAGTGAACAAGGATGTCCGTATATTCAAGGCAAAGGCCTGTTGTGGATTCCTCTCGCTACATGCATCCTCATCGCTGTTGTCGGTGGCATCGGCCTGTTCTTGGCGTTTTCAAAAAGTGAGCGGGTTATCCAGCAGAAAGAGTATGATATACACAAGCTGAATGAAGAAGAGAAAAAGGCGTTTTTGCTCATCAAAGACCATAAAGAGGGAATGTACCAGACGGTGCTTGCCGAGCACCTGAAGTTTACTAAAGTGCAGGCAACACGCTTGGTGGACAAGCTCGAACAGTACGGCCTTGTTGAGCGCAAGCGCCGCGGCATGTCCAATGTTATTTTTCTCAAATAG